CGGAATTCCCTACGGACGGCGCGGCGGAAAACACGATGTCTCCCGTCGACGAATCGACCTCAAAGTCTGTCCCGGCGGTCTGTTCTGCTCCGGCCACGGCTACCCGCACACTGCTTGCCACCGGCAATCGGATGGCCCGGCGATAGGCCAGATCACCGCTCCCGTAGGTCTTGATTAGCGGAAACCGGACCGTGCTGCCGTCTCCGTCCCCCAGTGATTGGTCCACGGGCTGAGGCGGGTTGCCCGCCATTGAACTCGCATGATCAAAAGGATCGCGCAGGCGGAAGCCGTAAAGCCGGCCGCACGCTTTCTCAAACAACGCGAGCACAGCCCTCAAGTCTTCAAGCGACCGGACTCCGGTTGCCGCATCATAACGGCGGCGGCTGTCAGCCCAGCGCGCATTGCGGGTCTCGTAGCCGGTCGCCAGCGGAACAATTTCGGTCCGCCGCTCGGGTCCACCGAGTGCTCCAAAGGCGATACTTCCCGGAAAACTCTCATTCAGAAAGGCGT
This window of the Roseibium alexandrii DFL-11 genome carries:
- a CDS encoding DUF2460 domain-containing protein; protein product: MDAFLNESFPGSIAFGALGGPERRTEIVPLATGYETRNARWADSRRRYDAATGVRSLEDLRAVLALFEKACGRLYGFRLRDPFDHASSMAGNPPQPVDQSLGDGDGSTVRFPLIKTYGSGDLAYRRAIRLPVASSVRVAVAGAEQTAGTDFEVDSSTGDIVFSAAPSVGNSVTAGFLFDVPVRFDTDRLDLSLTHFEAGDIPSIPLVEIRM